One genomic window of Paramormyrops kingsleyae isolate MSU_618 chromosome 22, PKINGS_0.4, whole genome shotgun sequence includes the following:
- the LOC111836824 gene encoding polyserase-2-like: protein MALGTSVCFLVLLGLVVKVCGQAALNTRIVGGQNTSVGSWPWQASLYWNGFHMCEGSLINSMWVLTAAHCFSSTNTTGWSVHLGQQNQENVNPSHIILHPLYNSQTHDNDIALLKLNAAVNFTNYIQPICLADNGSTFYSGTETWVTGWGDVSLNVSPRSPVTLQEVQTPVVGNGICSCLYEMVNITITDNMICAGLLQGGKGSCQGDSGGPLVAQQGSVWIQAGVASFGCVETNYPEVFTRVSYYEDWINFTIATDQPCLVTFLSNGTESNNGTCTGVTPTPTSSTPSDSFTSNITFNTTENSSMPTTTAQSSFTSETSSTSTTIAQPNVCGFAPLNNAGNSEFVEAGVWPWQVSLHRNGVQVCGGTLITQTYVLSTAECFNSSVPNSQWTVVLGMNVSLGVSDIALSNLPGPNIALLHLAKSVTLTDYIQPVCLDLDNIVFTSGAKCWVTRLNSDEGGVHQQETSVEDCASVSPDDICTPAISSLTGYTGGALVSQNSSTWFQGAVIMTNSSSSKTRPQQVFISLSKFKNFLEGNVGPMPQPSRAGQHFPALLTLSLSLMSLCGH from the exons ATGGCTCTTGGGACAAGCGTGTGCTTTCTGGTGCTGCTGGGTCTGGTCGTTAAGG TGTGTGGCCAAGCTGCTCTCAACACCAGGATAGTGGGAGGTCAGAACACCTCTGTGGGAAGTTGGCCCTGGCAGGCCAGTCTGTACTGGAATGGTTTCCACATGTGTGAAGGATCCCTCATCAACAGTATGTGGGTGCTCACTGCTGCCCACTGCTTCTCCAG CACAAACACAACTGGCTGGAGTGTGCATCTGGGCCAACAGAATCAGGAAAATGTGAACCCCTCCCACATCATCCTTCATCCACTTTACAACAGTCAGACACACGATAATGACATCGCTCTACTAAAGCTCAATGCCGCTGTGAACTTCACCAACTACATCCAACCCATCTGCCTGGCAGACAATGGCAGCACCTTCTACAGCGGCACTGAGACCTGGGTCACTGGCTGGGGAGATGTTAGCTTGAATG TCTCTCCACGATCACCTGTGACTCTACAGGAAGTGCAGACCCCTGTAGTAGGAAATGGGATCTGTAGTTGCCTTTATGAAATGGTAAACATCACAATCACAGACAACATGATATGTGCTGGTCTCCTACAAGGAGGGAAGGGCTCATGTCAG GGAGACTCTGGGGGTCCACTGGTGGCCCAGCAGGGCTCTGTCTGGATCCAGGCTGGGGTTGCGAGCTTTGGCTGTGTAGAAACAAACTACCCTGAAGTTTTCACCCGGGTGTCCTATTATGAGGATTGGATCAACTTCACCATCGCCACTGACCAGCCATGCCTTGTCACTTTCCTCTCCAATGGGACAGAGAGCAACAATGGCACCTGCACTGGTGTAACACCAACTCCCACATCCTCCACCCCGT CGGATTCATTTACCTCCAACATCACCTTCAACACCACAGAGAATTCATCTATGCCGACCACCACTGCCCAAT CCTCCTTCACCTCAGAGACTTCATCTACCTCCACCACCATTGCCCAAC CGAATGTATGTGGTTTCGCTCCACTGAATAACGCTGGGAACAGCGAGTTTGTGGAGGCAGGGGTGTGGCCCTGGCAGGTCAGCCTGCACAGGAATGGGGTCCAGGTCTGCGGGGGCACTCTCATAACACAGACATACGTCTTGAGCACAGCAGAGTGTTTCAACAG CTCAGTACCCAACAGCCAGTGGACAGTGGTTCTGGGTATGAATGTGTCACTTGGGGTGTCTGACATCGCCCTGAGCAACCTGCCGGGTCCTAACATCGCTTTGCTCCACCTGGCCAAAAGTGTGACCCTGACCGACTACATCCAGCCCGTGTGCCTGGACTTGGATAACATCGTATTCACCAGTGGGGCAAAGTGCTGGGTGACACGATTGAACAGTGATGAGGGTGGAG TCCACCAGCAGGAGACGTCGGTGGAAGACTGTGCGTCCGTCTCACCTGATGACATCTGCACTCCAGCTATAAGCTCACTGACG GGGTACACAGGGGGGGCACTGGTTTCCCAGAACAGCAGCACCTGGTTCCAGGGTGCAGTGATAATGACAAATAGCTCCAGCTCAAAAACGAGACCACAGCAGGTCTTCATATCGCTGTCCAAGTTCAAGAATTTCCTCGAAGGGAATGTGGGGCCGATGCCACAGCCCAGCAGAGCAGGACAGCACTTCCCTGCCCTCCTCACCCTCTCCCTCTCATTGATGTCACTCTGCGGCCACTGA